A region from the Micrococcus cohnii genome encodes:
- a CDS encoding M16 family metallopeptidase codes for MTDTQQIPLDFTGTLADDGAGGLVRRTVLPGGVRVLTESMPNQRSVTVGFWVAVGSRDEFAYGHGATHFLEHLLFKGTHTRSAMDIAAAFDRVGGESNAGTAKESTVYHARVLDEDLPMAVDVLADMVAASVIDPDEMDVERGVILEELAMDADDPMDAAHEKLAEVLLGEHPLARPIGGTPETIRAVTREHVWDHYRHWYRPEEIVVTAAGGLDHDEVCRLVGEALTRAGMDLPEGAAPAPRRAVDTTAAARASVAEGTHSVHRPVEQASVIVGGRSLSTTDEDRFALGVLNAVLGGGMSSRLFQQIRERRGLAYSTYSFSAAYSDVGYYGLFAGCQPSRVDEVAGLMTAELERLATDPVTVEELDRAHGQICGGTVLGMESTGARMSRLGRAELVLGEFTGLSDALARVRAVDADAVRGVARRLLSGPQSTVVVGPVGAAG; via the coding sequence ATGACCGATACGCAGCAGATCCCCCTGGACTTCACCGGAACCCTCGCCGACGACGGAGCCGGCGGCCTCGTGCGCCGCACCGTGCTGCCCGGGGGAGTGCGGGTGCTCACCGAGTCGATGCCGAATCAGCGCTCGGTCACCGTCGGCTTCTGGGTCGCCGTCGGCTCGCGGGACGAGTTCGCGTACGGCCACGGGGCCACCCACTTCCTCGAACACCTGCTCTTCAAGGGCACGCACACACGCTCGGCCATGGACATCGCGGCGGCGTTCGACCGGGTTGGCGGCGAGTCCAATGCGGGGACCGCGAAGGAGTCGACGGTCTACCACGCCCGCGTGCTGGATGAAGACCTGCCGATGGCCGTCGATGTGCTCGCCGACATGGTCGCCGCCTCCGTGATCGACCCGGACGAGATGGACGTCGAACGCGGGGTGATCCTCGAGGAGCTCGCGATGGACGCGGACGATCCGATGGACGCGGCCCACGAGAAGCTCGCCGAGGTGCTGCTCGGCGAACACCCGCTGGCCCGCCCGATCGGTGGCACCCCCGAGACGATCCGCGCGGTGACTCGTGAGCATGTGTGGGACCACTACCGGCACTGGTACCGCCCGGAGGAGATCGTGGTGACGGCCGCAGGCGGGCTGGACCACGACGAGGTGTGCCGACTCGTGGGCGAGGCCCTGACGCGGGCCGGGATGGACCTGCCCGAGGGGGCGGCACCCGCGCCGCGCCGGGCCGTGGACACGACGGCCGCGGCGCGGGCGAGCGTGGCCGAGGGGACCCACTCGGTGCACCGGCCGGTCGAGCAGGCCAGCGTGATCGTCGGCGGACGCTCTCTGTCCACGACCGATGAGGACCGCTTCGCCCTCGGCGTGCTGAACGCCGTGCTTGGCGGGGGCATGTCCTCGCGTCTGTTCCAGCAGATTCGCGAGCGGCGCGGGCTCGCGTACTCGACGTACTCCTTCTCCGCCGCCTACTCCGACGTCGGCTACTACGGTCTGTTCGCGGGCTGCCAGCCCTCGCGCGTGGACGAGGTGGCCGGGCTCATGACGGCCGAGCTCGAGCGTCTGGCCACCGATCCGGTCACCGTGGAGGAGCTCGACCGGGCACACGGCCAGATCTGCGGCGGCACGGTGCTGGGCATGGAGTCGACGGGCGCGCGCATGTCCCGTCTCGGCCGCGCCGAGCTGGTGCTGGGGGAGTTCACGGGCCTGTCCGATGCGCTCGCTCGGGTGCGCGCTGTGGATGCGGACGCGGTGCGCGGTGTCGCCCGACGCCTGCTGTCCGGTCCGCAGAGCACCGTCGTGGTGGGGCCGGTGGGCGCGGCCGGCTGA